From the genome of Desulfovibrio sp. JY:
TCGGACGCGGCCGTCATGCTGCGCTACCTAAACGACCGGGCCGGCGACGACGCCCTGGCCGAACCCGACCTTTCCGCCCTGGCCCTGACCCTTGGCGCCGATATCCCCTTTTTCCTCCTCGGCGCGCCGGCCGTGGCCACCGGCGTCGGGGAACGCCTCGTTCCCACCGACCCGGGGCTGACCGGCTGGCACGCGGCCGTGGTCTGCGCCCACTGCCGGGTTCCCACGGCCTGGGCCTATGCCGCACTGGACGCCGCCAGAACTTTCCCCGTCAAACCCGGGGCCAAGCTCTTGACAAGCGTTTTTGACACTAATAGAAGGGCGTTTTGCGTGACCGGAGCGCCACTGCGAAACGATTTTGAACCCGTCGTATTCGCCGCCCACCCGGAACTCGGGCGGGTCAAGGAACGCCTGCTGGCCCTCGGGGCGGCGGGCGCCCTTCTTTCCGGCACGGGTTCCGCGGTGTTCGGACTCTTCAGGCAGCGCCAATCGGCCGTTTTGGCCCTGGCCGATCTGTCCGGAAGCGGTCCCCGCACCTTTCTCGCGTCGCTGTAGGCGGCGCGGCACGGATCACCGCGAATGAATGTATCCGCCCCCTGGGCGGAACGGCATGCTGGGGCGTCGCCAAGTAGGTAAGGCACGGGGTTTTGGTCCCCGCATTCGTGGGTTCGAGTCCTACCGCCCCAGCCATATTCCAGAAGCAACCCGGCCCGTCGGCGACGGCGGTCCCGCCGCCCGGCCATCCCGGCGGCCCATACCTTCCCAGAGGCCCGGCATGGCGCAAGGCGATCTGAAAATACTGACCGGAACATCCAATCCCGTCCTGGCCGCAGCCATCTGCGACCACCTCGGCTGCACCCTGCTCCCGGCCAAAGTCGGCACGTTCAGCGACGGCGAGATCCGCGTCGAGATCGGCGCCAACGTCCGTGGCTGCGATATCTTCGTGGTTCAGTCCACCTCCTATCCGGTCAACTACAACCTGATGGAGCTGTGCCTGATCCTCGACGCCTTAAAGCGCGCCAGCGCCCAGCGCGTCACCGCCGTGGTCCCCTACTACGGCTACGCCCGCCAGGACCGCAAAGTGGCCCCGCGCGCGCCGATTTCCGCCAAGCTCGTGGCCGATTTCCTCACCATCGCCGGCATGAACCGCCTGCTCACCATCGACCTGCACGCCGGCCAGATCCAGGGCTTTTTCAACCTGCCCGTGGACAATCTTTTTTCCGCTCCGATCATGGCCGAATATTTCAAGGAATTTTCCGGGGAAAACGTCTGCGTGGTGTCCCCCGACGCCGGCGGCGTGGAGCGGGCCCGGGCCTTCGCCAAGCGCCTGGGCGGTAGCCTCGCCATCATCGACAAGCGCCGCGACGCCCCCAACCAGGCCCAGGCCATGCACGTCATCGGCGACGTCACCGACAAGCTGTGCGTGGTGCTCGACGACATGATCGACACCGCCGGCACCATGTGCCAGGCCGGCACCGTGCTGCTCGAAAACGGCGCCCGCGAAGTCATGGCCGCCGCCACCCACGCCGTGCTCTCCGGCCCGGCCATCGAGCGCCTGGAGGCCTCGCCCTTTACCCAGATCGTCACCACCAACACCATTCCGCTCAATGAAACGGCCAAGGCCTGTTCCAAGATCAAGGTCCTGTCCATCGCCGGACTGCTGGCCAAAGCCATCCACAACATCCACACCGAATCCTCGGTGAGTGTGCTTTTCACGTAGATGCCGGCCATACGCCGCCTGACCCAAAATCATATTTCGCCCACGGGCGCAAAGGAGATACCCGCCATGAAAGAGACCCTTTCCCTCGCCGTCAAGACCCGCTCGGGCTTTGGCAAGGGGGCCAACCGGAAGCTGCGTGCCACGGGCATGGTCCCCGGTATCTATTACGACGACACCGGAGCCAACATCCCGGTCATGGTCGATCACCTTCCGCTGCAAAAGCTCTACGCCAAGACCGCTTCCTCCCACGTCTTCGAGCTCAAGATCGCTTCCGACGCCGGTGAGGAGACCAAGCCGTCCCTGCTGTGGAAGGTCGAGCACCACCCGACCAAGCCCCGCATCACCCACGTGGACTTCTACGGCGTGGATCTGACCAAGGCCATCCGCGTGCACATTCCCGTGGTCGTGACCGGCAAGGCCAAGGGCCAGGTCGCGGGCGGCGCCCTGGAAGTCTACCGCGAATCCATCGAGGTCATCTGTCTGCCCCTGGCCATTCCGGACAAGGTGGTCATCGACATCACCGACCTCGGCGTCAACGAAAGCGTCCAGATCGCCGATGTGGCCCTGCCCGAGGGCGTCAAGGCGGTTTACGAGGACAACTTCTCGCTGCTGGCCGTTGTCACGCCCGAGGCCGAGGATGAAGGGGAGGAAGAAGCCGCGGAAACGCCGGCTGCCGCCCCGGCCGCTGAAGAGGCCTAACCAGACGCACGCCAACGGCATCGCGCCTTTCGGGCGGGACGCGCCACCGGAATTCCGGGTGCGTCCCGCCCTTTTTGACGCCGCTGCCACTACCCGGGAAAAAAGCGACCCATGGCTGTTTCCGCCCTTATCGTTGGCCTTGGCAATCCCGGCCCCCGCTATGCCGCCACGCGGCACAATTTCGGCTTCATGGCCGTCGACGCCCTGATCGCCCGGGCGCGCGAACTCGGCGGCGCGCCCAAGGCGGCCATGACCTCCCACAAGGACATGGACGCCGTCGCCATCGCCCTGCCCGTGCTGCCGGGCGGCGCGTTCGCCCAGTTCGTGTGCGTCAAGCCCCTGACCTACATGAACTTAAGCGGCCGGGCCGTGCGTGCGGCCATGGCCTTTTACAAGCTCGCTCCAACCGACGTCCTGGCCATCCACGACGAACTCGACCTGCCGCTCGGGCGCATGCGGGCCAAGCGCGGCGGCGGCAACGCCGGGCACAACGGCCTCAAATCCCTGACCCAGGAGCTCGGCAGTCCGGATTTCGTCCGGCTGCGCCTGGGCATCGGCCGGCCCGAGCCGGGACGCGACGTGGCCGGTTACGTGCTCGAGCCCTTTCGCAGCGAGGAAATGGCCGTGGTGCGCCAGATCCTGCCGGCCGCCGTGGACGCCGTTTTCACCTATTTCGAGGATGGCCTGGAGACGGCGATGAGCCGGGCCGGGGCTTTTACCGCCGTATCCGGCTGAAAAGAAGGCCCGATTTCCCGCCCGGCGAGCCATATTCCCCCCCAGGCTTCGAGCTTCACGACCGAATGCGTGGACACATGGCGGCAAGTGCGCTATTTTGGCTCCTAGACGGCAATCGTGCATGCATGATGCGCGATTTCCGAAAGGAGTCGAACGGTGTTTTCCGAGGAACAACTTGTCGTGTATCCGGCCCAGGGAGTGGGCAGGGTCGAACGTATCGAGACCCAGGTAATCGGCGGGACCTCGGCTGATTTCTTTATCGTTCGTATCCTCAGCAACAACGTCACGCTCATGGTGCCGGTGGCCAACGCCGAAAACGTGGGCCTGCGTCCGCTCTGTACGGCCGAGCAAGGACTGGCCATTATCGAGTCCCTCAAAGACCGGTCGGATTTTACCGGCTATACCGGTCAAAACTGGAATCGCCGTTACCGCGAATATTCCGAAAAACTGAAAAGCGGCGACCTGGCCGACGTGGCCTATGTGCTCAAGGAACTGCTTTTGATCGGCCAGAACAAGGAACTCTCCTTTGGCGAGCGCCGATTGCTCGAACAGGCCACGAGCCTTTTGACCCTGGAGCTGGCCCTGGCCCTGGACAAGGACCAGCAGGAAATCAAGGACGTCATCAACGAAATCTTCGCCGACGTGCTGGCTCCGAAACCCGAGGAATGATCCGGGAGGACGGCTCTTTTCGAACAAGGGCCGCCCGTACGCTTGACAGACCCCGGAAAATGTATATGGATCGTTCCAGGCCGTTGTCGGTCTGTCCCCCACTGCCCTGGTCCCCGTAAAAAAGCGAGTTTATGCCGTTTCCCCTGTGGAGCGGCCCCACTGAACTCACGCTGCATCGGGTTTTTTCTTTCACTTCAATACGCGCCTCTTTGCGCCGGGCTATTTCTGTGAGCAACGCACCAAAACGCCGTGGACGTCCGCCCCAGTCCCCACCCCCTCCTGCACCTTCCGATCCCGTCGAAAGCGACGACATCCTGCAACCACCTTCAGCGAAACCGGGCCTGATGGAGACGTCTATGAACCTCTCCGAACTGAAGCTTAAGAGCATGCCCGAGTTGATGGACCTGGCCGTCCAATACAACGTCGAAAATCCCAACGGCATGCGCAAGCAGGAGCTGATCTTCGCCCTGCTGCAAAGCTGCGCCTCGCAAAACGGGGCCATTTTCGGCGAAGGCGTGCTGGAAATCCTGCCCGACGGCTTCGGATTTCTGCGTTCGCCCATGTACAGCTACATGCCGGGTCCCGACGACATCTACGTCTCGCCCTCCCAGATCCGCCGCTTCGGCCTGCGCAAGGGCGACGTGGTCTCCGGCCAGATCCGCCCGCCCAAGGAAGGCGAACGCTACTTCGCCCTCCTGCGCGTGGGCGAGATCGGCTTCGCCCCGCCCGAGGCCTCGCGAAACCTGGTGCTCTTCGACAACCTGACGCCGCTTTACCCCGACAAGCGCTACGTCATGGAAAACGGGGCGGAAAACTATTCGTCCCGGGTCATCGATCTCCTGACCCCCATCGGCCATGGCCAGCGCGGCATCATCGTCGCCCCGCCCCGCACCGGCAAGACCATGCTGCTGCAGACCATCGCCAACTCCATCAACGCCAACCGCCCCGACGTCTTCCTCATCGTCCTCCTGATCGACGAACGCCCCGAGGAAGTCACGGACATGGAACGCACGGTCAAGGCCGAGGTCGTCTCCTCCACCTTCGACGAACCGCCCCAGCGCCATGTGCAGGTCGCCGAGATGGTCATCGAAAAGGCCAAGCGGCTCGTCGAGCGCAAGATCGACGTGGTCATCCTGCTCGACAGCATCACCCGCCTCGGCCGCGCCTACAACGCCGTGACCCCCTCGTCCGGACGCGTGCTTTCCGGCGGCCTGGACGCCAACGCCCTGCAGCGGCCCAAGCGCTTTTTCGGCGCGGCCCGCAATATCGAGGGCGGCGGATCGCTGACCATCATCGCCACGGCGCTCATCGACACCGGCTCCCGCATGGACGAAGTCATTTTCGAGGAGTTCAAGGGCACCGGCAACATGGAAATCTATCTGGACCGTCATTTGGCCGAAAAGCGCGTCTTCCCGGCCATCGACATCAACCGGTCCGGCACGCGCAAGGAAGAACTGCTGCTCGAAACCGACGTGCTCAACCGCGTCTGGATCCTGCGCAAGCTGCTCGCCCCCATGAGCCCCATCGACTCCATGGAGTTCTTGCTCGACAAG
Proteins encoded in this window:
- the ispE gene encoding 4-(cytidine 5'-diphospho)-2-C-methyl-D-erythritol kinase; protein product: MALLPHCAEETALPVPCKVNLRLAVGPRRADGYHDIETFFLPLPEPCDAFFIRRFDEPGDIDFSCSDPDLETDDNLVVRAYRAFAAATGFSPRLEAGLKKRIPHGAGLGGGSSDAAVMLRYLNDRAGDDALAEPDLSALALTLGADIPFFLLGAPAVATGVGERLVPTDPGLTGWHAAVVCAHCRVPTAWAYAALDAARTFPVKPGAKLLTSVFDTNRRAFCVTGAPLRNDFEPVVFAAHPELGRVKERLLALGAAGALLSGTGSAVFGLFRQRQSAVLALADLSGSGPRTFLASL
- a CDS encoding ribose-phosphate pyrophosphokinase, which translates into the protein MAQGDLKILTGTSNPVLAAAICDHLGCTLLPAKVGTFSDGEIRVEIGANVRGCDIFVVQSTSYPVNYNLMELCLILDALKRASAQRVTAVVPYYGYARQDRKVAPRAPISAKLVADFLTIAGMNRLLTIDLHAGQIQGFFNLPVDNLFSAPIMAEYFKEFSGENVCVVSPDAGGVERARAFAKRLGGSLAIIDKRRDAPNQAQAMHVIGDVTDKLCVVLDDMIDTAGTMCQAGTVLLENGAREVMAAATHAVLSGPAIERLEASPFTQIVTTNTIPLNETAKACSKIKVLSIAGLLAKAIHNIHTESSVSVLFT
- a CDS encoding 50S ribosomal protein L25/general stress protein Ctc; its protein translation is MKETLSLAVKTRSGFGKGANRKLRATGMVPGIYYDDTGANIPVMVDHLPLQKLYAKTASSHVFELKIASDAGEETKPSLLWKVEHHPTKPRITHVDFYGVDLTKAIRVHIPVVVTGKAKGQVAGGALEVYRESIEVICLPLAIPDKVVIDITDLGVNESVQIADVALPEGVKAVYEDNFSLLAVVTPEAEDEGEEEAAETPAAAPAAEEA
- the pth gene encoding aminoacyl-tRNA hydrolase, whose protein sequence is MAVSALIVGLGNPGPRYAATRHNFGFMAVDALIARARELGGAPKAAMTSHKDMDAVAIALPVLPGGAFAQFVCVKPLTYMNLSGRAVRAAMAFYKLAPTDVLAIHDELDLPLGRMRAKRGGGNAGHNGLKSLTQELGSPDFVRLRLGIGRPEPGRDVAGYVLEPFRSEEMAVVRQILPAAVDAVFTYFEDGLETAMSRAGAFTAVSG
- a CDS encoding CarD family transcriptional regulator — encoded protein: MFSEEQLVVYPAQGVGRVERIETQVIGGTSADFFIVRILSNNVTLMVPVANAENVGLRPLCTAEQGLAIIESLKDRSDFTGYTGQNWNRRYREYSEKLKSGDLADVAYVLKELLLIGQNKELSFGERRLLEQATSLLTLELALALDKDQQEIKDVINEIFADVLAPKPEE
- the rho gene encoding transcription termination factor Rho, which codes for MNLSELKLKSMPELMDLAVQYNVENPNGMRKQELIFALLQSCASQNGAIFGEGVLEILPDGFGFLRSPMYSYMPGPDDIYVSPSQIRRFGLRKGDVVSGQIRPPKEGERYFALLRVGEIGFAPPEASRNLVLFDNLTPLYPDKRYVMENGAENYSSRVIDLLTPIGHGQRGIIVAPPRTGKTMLLQTIANSINANRPDVFLIVLLIDERPEEVTDMERTVKAEVVSSTFDEPPQRHVQVAEMVIEKAKRLVERKIDVVILLDSITRLGRAYNAVTPSSGRVLSGGLDANALQRPKRFFGAARNIEGGGSLTIIATALIDTGSRMDEVIFEEFKGTGNMEIYLDRHLAEKRVFPAIDINRSGTRKEELLLETDVLNRVWILRKLLAPMSPIDSMEFLLDKMRGSKTNREFLDLMNR